From a single Fulvivirga ulvae genomic region:
- a CDS encoding RNA polymerase sigma factor, which yields MAGHDITYLLKGCINNDRKCQKELYRQLHGFAMGICYRYANDGTCVELINKGFLNLLRSLHTTDISGHTDYLLMVKERFRLILIRVCVDHYHENNRNGHDGSGMIEAYMGKPIEAIRSLSPLHRMVFNLFVIEGYGHVEISKMLGISLSASRDCLSKARGHLKEQLKLNQL from the coding sequence ATGGCTGGTCACGATATTACTTACTTGCTTAAGGGTTGCATTAACAATGACCGTAAGTGTCAGAAGGAGCTATACCGTCAGCTTCATGGCTTTGCTATGGGCATTTGCTACCGGTATGCCAATGACGGAACGTGTGTGGAACTCATTAATAAAGGCTTTTTAAATCTGCTCCGGAGCCTGCATACGACAGACATAAGCGGACATACCGATTATTTGCTGATGGTAAAAGAACGGTTTAGGCTTATTTTGATCCGTGTATGTGTTGACCACTATCATGAAAACAATAGGAATGGCCATGATGGCAGCGGAATGATTGAAGCGTATATGGGTAAACCTATTGAAGCAATTCGTTCACTTTCGCCACTGCACAGGATGGTTTTCAACTTATTTGTAATTGAAGGGTACGGACATGTTGAAATTTCTAAAATGTTAGGAATTTCCTTGAGTGCTTCGCGAGACTGCCTGTCAAAAGCCAGGGGTCATTTAAAAGAACAATTGAAATTAAACCAGTTATGA
- a CDS encoding RidA family protein, whose translation MEKRVINPWKWQDERSYVQAVEVKRAESTLYCSGQAAVDADGQSSTGDMRAQLIEAIRNLEQVINEAGYDCKNIVRLNVFTTSTEELFSCFDIFQAWVTKHDIKQSSTLLEVKGLFETLKVELEATVVK comes from the coding sequence ATGGAAAAACGAGTAATTAATCCCTGGAAATGGCAGGATGAACGCAGCTATGTACAAGCTGTAGAAGTAAAAAGAGCGGAAAGCACACTCTACTGCTCGGGACAGGCTGCAGTGGATGCCGACGGTCAGTCAAGTACCGGTGATATGAGAGCACAACTCATCGAGGCGATCCGGAACCTGGAGCAGGTCATCAATGAAGCCGGGTACGATTGTAAGAATATTGTGAGGCTCAATGTTTTTACTACTTCTACCGAAGAGCTTTTCTCCTGCTTTGATATTTTTCAGGCTTGGGTAACCAAGCATGACATCAAACAATCGAGTACTTTACTGGAAGTAAAGGGACTGTTTGAAACGCTTAAGGTGGAACTGGAAGCTACCGTTGTTAAATAG
- a CDS encoding Crp/Fnr family transcriptional regulator: MHYILRKHIEKVMPLTDEEFSFVFSHFSHKSYKKRQYLIRDGELAEHVYFVVSGLLKLEYVDMSAKQHIVSFAMEDWWETDFMAFFNETKATMSLQCIEDTEVLCMSLADYHKLCTGLQKMERFFLEKSTAGHIASQQRILSFLTSNARERYEQLLRQYPSLLQRVPKSLLASYLGVSRETLSRLFS; the protein is encoded by the coding sequence ATGCACTACATACTGAGGAAACATATAGAAAAAGTAATGCCACTTACTGATGAAGAGTTTTCATTTGTGTTTTCTCATTTTAGTCATAAAAGCTATAAAAAGCGTCAGTACCTTATCCGGGACGGAGAACTTGCAGAGCATGTTTACTTCGTAGTTTCCGGGCTTTTGAAACTGGAATACGTTGACATGTCTGCAAAACAGCATATTGTGTCATTTGCGATGGAAGACTGGTGGGAGACTGATTTTATGGCATTTTTCAATGAAACCAAAGCTACCATGTCACTGCAATGTATTGAGGATACGGAGGTGCTTTGTATGTCACTGGCTGATTATCATAAATTATGTACCGGTTTGCAGAAGATGGAGCGATTCTTTCTTGAAAAATCTACCGCAGGGCACATTGCTTCGCAACAACGCATACTTTCCTTTCTTACTTCCAATGCCAGGGAGCGGTATGAGCAACTGCTCCGGCAATATCCTTCGCTGCTCCAAAGGGTACCCAAGAGCCTGCTGGCTTCCTATCTGGGCGTTTCGCGAGAAACGCTCAGCAGGCTTTTTTCTTAA